In Zonotrichia albicollis isolate bZonAlb1 chromosome 26, bZonAlb1.hap1, whole genome shotgun sequence, a genomic segment contains:
- the LOC141731882 gene encoding olfactory receptor 14A16-like, whose product MSNSSSISHFLLLALADTRQLQVLHFCLLLGISLAALLGNGLIISAVACSHHLHTPMFFFLLNLALSDLGFICTTVPKAMHNSLWDTRTISYNGCVAQVFLIFFFLGSEFCLLTIMCYDRYVSICKPLHYRILLGSRACAHMAAAAWASGFLYSLLHTANTFSLPLCHGNALSQFFCEIPQILKLSCSNSRLRELRLITVSACLLFVCFMFIVFSYVQIFRAVLRIPSEQGRHKAFSTCLPHLAVVSLFLSTGTVAHLKPPSMSSPSLDLALSVLYSVVPLALNPLIYSLRNQELKAAVWTLMTGCFQEH is encoded by the coding sequence atgtccaacagcagctccatcagccattttctcctgctggcactggcagacacacggcagctgcaggtcctgcacttctgcctcttgctgggcatctccctggctgccctcctgggcaacggcctcatcatcagcgccgtagcctgcagccaccacctgcacacgcccatgttcttcttcctgctcaacctggccctcagcgacctgggcttcatctgcaccactgtccccaaagccatgcacaattccctctgggacaccaggaccaTCTCCTACAATGGATGTGTTGCACaggtttttctgattttcttctttcttggaTCAGAGTTTtgcctcctgaccatcatgtgctacgaccgctacgtgtccatctgcaaacccctgcactacaggatcctcctgggcagcagagcttgtgcccacatggcagcagctgcctgggccagtggctttctctattcactgctgcacacggccaatacattttccctgcccctgtgccatggcaatgccctgagccagttcttctgtgaaatcccacagatcctcaagctctcctgctcaaatTCCCGCCTCAGGGAACTGCGGCTCATCACAGTTAGTGCCTGcttgctgtttgtttgttttatgttcattgttttctcctatgtgcagatcttcagggctgtgctgaggatcccctctgagcagggacggcacaaagccttttccacctgcctccctcacctggccgtggtctccctgttcctcagcactggaaCAGTTGCTCatctgaagcccccctccatgtcctccccatccctggatctggccctgtcagttctgtactcggtggtgcctctggccctgaaccccctcatctacagcctgaggaaccaggagctcaaggctgcagtgtggacactgatgactggatgctttcaggaacattaa